A part of Candidatus Dependentiae bacterium genomic DNA contains:
- a CDS encoding LptF/LptG family permease, whose protein sequence is MLFKYFFQKFFYFFLIYFTVLIAILAASDVFLRLPVITSLSTIPKIFFLMMPLMAQFAIPIASSLAVQISLGNMYIEEEIISIYYFSKAKKIIYLVTLIFSLMILLFYVPIVTRFAPKSYKSGKQLILNLAKEHFSNLQANRFHTLSGNFTIFFKKQIKNQDNLEFLKLLLLFKEKNGQQYIVNASKGYLTNEILILNDGFIQNISSNSSYISNFEKTEINLKPFLNYENNNLSVQDLKFFTLKELKKSRDNLKLADKRNCILEIHKRYAQVLWQFLIPFISLFLIMLFAKNKSNLLISIFLSGLIFLLSYILLNTVKSLSLTSEIIAIFYYLPPIIFFVISFYFFNKKIN, encoded by the coding sequence ATGTTATTTAAATATTTTTTTCAAAAGTTTTTTTATTTTTTTTTAATTTATTTTACAGTTTTAATAGCAATTTTAGCTGCAAGTGATGTTTTTTTACGACTTCCGGTTATTACATCTTTATCAACCATACCCAAAATTTTTTTTCTCATGATGCCTTTAATGGCACAATTTGCAATTCCAATAGCATCAAGCTTGGCAGTACAAATTTCTTTGGGAAATATGTATATAGAAGAAGAAATAATTTCCATATATTATTTTTCTAAAGCAAAAAAAATAATATATTTGGTTACTCTTATTTTTTCGTTAATGATTTTATTATTTTATGTTCCAATTGTAACTAGATTTGCGCCTAAAAGTTATAAAAGTGGAAAACAACTTATATTAAATTTGGCTAAAGAACATTTTTCAAATTTACAAGCCAATAGATTTCATACATTGTCCGGTAATTTTACGATATTTTTTAAAAAACAAATTAAAAATCAAGATAATTTAGAATTTTTAAAGTTATTATTATTGTTTAAAGAAAAAAATGGGCAACAGTATATTGTTAATGCCAGTAAAGGCTATTTAACCAATGAAATTTTAATATTAAATGATGGATTTATTCAAAATATATCTTCAAATAGTTCCTATATTTCCAATTTTGAAAAAACTGAAATAAATTTAAAGCCATTTTTAAATTATGAAAATAATAATTTGAGCGTTCAAGATTTAAAATTTTTTACATTAAAAGAACTTAAAAAATCACGAGATAATTTAAAGTTGGCGGATAAACGAAATTGTATCTTGGAAATTCATAAGCGTTATGCGCAGGTTTTATGGCAATTTTTAATTCCATTTATTTCTCTTTTTTTAATTATGCTTTTTGCTAAAAATAAAAGTAATCTTTTAATTTCTATTTTTTTATCGGGATTAATTTTTTTATTATCATATATATTGTTAAATACTGTAAAATCTTTATCATTAACAAGCGAGATTATTGCAATATTTTATTATTTACCGCCAATAATTTTTTTTGTAATATCTTTTTATTTTTTTAACAAAAAAATTAATTAA
- a CDS encoding DMT family transporter, whose protein sequence is MFLVVLLYAILASTFTMAKIALGFAKPFFLIAFRMIVAGTLMLSFVYFFKRKQFFVHKKDWGLFLKTALFHIYISFIFEFWSLQYLTSSKTTLIYSATPFIAALLSYIILSEKLSLKKFIGLVIGILGLVPILLTQTDIRESRMELFSVSLPEITLLIAVISGAYAWFLVKKLLDRGYSLLMINGITMLFGGIGAFFTFLFVDGIKESPVTQIGPFLFWTLLLVLVANIIVYNLYGWLLKKYSITFITSAGFLCPVFGAFYGYIFLTEKITWHYLISLIFIIIGLFVFYKDEIRKKQ, encoded by the coding sequence GTGTTTTTAGTTGTTTTATTATATGCAATTCTTGCATCAACATTTACAATGGCAAAAATTGCACTTGGATTTGCTAAACCATTCTTTTTAATAGCATTTAGAATGATAGTTGCCGGAACGTTAATGCTTTCTTTTGTTTATTTTTTTAAACGTAAGCAATTTTTTGTGCATAAAAAAGATTGGGGATTATTTTTAAAAACAGCGCTTTTTCATATTTATATATCTTTTATTTTTGAATTTTGGTCGTTGCAATATTTAACTTCTTCAAAAACAACTTTGATATATTCGGCAACACCTTTTATAGCGGCACTTTTATCGTATATTATTTTATCTGAAAAGCTGTCACTTAAAAAATTTATTGGTCTTGTTATCGGAATATTGGGGTTGGTACCAATATTGCTTACACAAACAGATATAAGAGAATCTCGAATGGAACTATTTTCGGTATCATTGCCGGAAATTACACTTTTGATTGCAGTTATATCCGGTGCATACGCCTGGTTTTTGGTAAAAAAATTATTAGATCGCGGATATTCGCTTTTAATGATAAATGGTATAACCATGTTATTTGGTGGAATCGGTGCATTTTTTACATTTTTATTTGTAGATGGGATAAAAGAATCACCGGTTACACAAATTGGACCGTTTCTTTTTTGGACACTCTTACTTGTTTTAGTTGCAAATATAATTGTATATAATTTATATGGCTGGCTTTTAAAAAAGTATTCTATAACTTTTATTACAAGTGCCGGATTTTTATGCCCGGTATTTGGTGCTTTTTATGGATATATCTTTTTGACGGAAAAGATTACTTGGCACTATTTAATATCACTAATTTTCATAATAATTGGCTTATTTGTCTTTTATAAAGATGAAATACGTAAAAAACAATAA
- the gmk gene encoding guanylate kinase, translated as MKTGKIFIIAAPSGAGKTTVTNEAIKRMANKIDISKVITYTTRSPRQGEINGKDYHFISLKDFENKLKNNFFLETTKYSGEFYGSPASIINDLKLGKSFVIVTDLVGVKEYKKLLSNAILIWITVPSLDILKKRLIKRGDDKDKIEKRIELAIKELKEADKSRFFDYKIINNIFDQTVAELCKVIETNVD; from the coding sequence ATGAAAACAGGTAAAATATTTATAATTGCAGCACCATCCGGTGCCGGAAAAACAACAGTTACAAATGAAGCAATTAAAAGAATGGCAAATAAAATAGATATTTCAAAAGTAATAACCTATACAACAAGATCTCCTCGACAGGGCGAAATTAACGGCAAAGATTATCACTTTATATCACTTAAAGATTTTGAAAATAAATTAAAAAATAACTTTTTTCTTGAAACTACAAAATACAGTGGTGAATTCTATGGCTCGCCGGCAAGTATTATAAACGATTTAAAACTTGGAAAATCTTTTGTAATTGTTACAGACTTAGTTGGAGTTAAAGAGTACAAAAAGTTATTATCAAATGCTATTTTAATTTGGATTACAGTTCCTAGTTTGGATATTCTTAAAAAACGTTTAATTAAACGTGGCGATGATAAAGATAAAATAGAAAAACGTATTGAACTGGCAATTAAAGAATTAAAAGAAGCAGATAAATCAAGATTTTTTGACTATAAAATTATAAATAATATATTTGACCAAACTGTAGCTGAGCTTTGTAAAGTTATAGAAACAAATGTTGATTGA
- a CDS encoding ABC transporter substrate-binding protein, translating into MNKLFLIFTFLFFINSKANSEIDLFQTIDDINHYANKIPEYPEPDNKNWLKADYTSFYKKQTPDRLQSFVQNIYDKITLQRDRWEYKKFKNLLEKISNLKSNDQTTDQNSIKITAQKDSTFIIFTELGGAFHSLVRSLNELIKLDILEKNLNIKKDNFILFNGNVLGNSPYILETFTLILKLMEKNPKNIFFIKGKYEIDENWQNFGLKKELIIKSGTKILGQIPLKEEINKFLSSLPIAIYINTDKNKNDFIRISYFNRSFSKIIEKENVIAIINGDNNNITKHKKTDGLFELFPDKGAVAWSTISGTTNYSQKIFQFKNDAFVILKPINNSLDLYYKDANLIKEFDKKQLSLLSQKTDAQKEFITEKEKLSEILIGTTMDFSGELANISRDILKGLHLVIKKINAGNGINNKKIKLVHLDDKYSPDMAEKNIKLLIDSGINTILCPVGSLQFRGYLQLIKENKIAVFLPEVTSPTYRQKDLKNVIHFFASSDREAQVLTNYLLEKYAPNKIVVFYKEEAFSKSAAEKAFEILNKNNLVKDKNWIEISHLAQSVDNKDAVKKILDFEPEAIIVLSSDVAVQNLINSLGMEFLFNKKLFGISACSGSALKTFLRNKKIKFINTQLTPDPIKSDIELVKEFVTDTTKAGEPLSTFILEGYMAASVFFDIIKKIPEPITNEKILAEMENIKNQNYKGLMLNFNPERREIFNTVWLDTGDEVIMKNE; encoded by the coding sequence GTGAATAAATTATTTTTAATTTTTACTTTTTTATTTTTTATAAACTCAAAAGCAAATAGTGAAATAGATTTATTTCAAACTATTGATGATATAAATCATTATGCAAATAAAATACCTGAATATCCTGAACCTGATAATAAAAATTGGTTAAAAGCCGATTATACATCTTTTTATAAAAAACAAACCCCGGATAGGCTCCAATCTTTTGTGCAAAATATATATGACAAAATTACATTACAAAGAGATAGATGGGAATATAAAAAATTCAAAAATTTACTCGAAAAAATATCCAATCTAAAATCTAACGATCAAACTACAGATCAAAATAGTATAAAAATTACAGCTCAAAAAGATTCAACTTTTATAATTTTTACAGAACTTGGCGGAGCTTTTCACTCTTTGGTCAGAAGTTTAAACGAATTAATAAAGCTTGATATTTTAGAAAAAAATCTAAACATAAAAAAAGATAATTTTATTTTATTCAACGGTAACGTTCTTGGAAATTCACCATATATACTTGAAACATTTACATTAATACTGAAATTAATGGAAAAAAACCCAAAAAATATATTTTTTATTAAAGGGAAATACGAAATCGATGAAAATTGGCAAAATTTTGGACTAAAAAAAGAATTAATTATAAAATCCGGCACAAAAATTTTAGGACAAATTCCACTAAAAGAAGAAATTAACAAATTTTTAAGCAGTTTACCAATAGCCATTTATATAAATACTGACAAAAACAAAAACGATTTCATACGCATTTCATATTTTAATAGAAGTTTTTCAAAAATAATTGAAAAAGAAAATGTCATTGCAATTATAAATGGTGATAACAATAATATTACAAAACATAAAAAAACAGACGGTTTGTTTGAACTTTTTCCTGATAAAGGAGCTGTTGCCTGGTCTACAATATCCGGAACAACAAACTATTCTCAAAAAATTTTTCAGTTCAAAAATGATGCTTTTGTAATACTAAAGCCAATAAATAACAGCTTAGATTTATATTATAAAGACGCTAATTTGATAAAAGAGTTTGATAAAAAACAACTGAGTTTACTTTCACAAAAAACCGATGCTCAAAAAGAGTTTATTACTGAAAAAGAAAAATTAAGTGAAATATTAATCGGAACGACAATGGACTTTTCCGGTGAGCTTGCAAATATTTCAAGAGATATTTTAAAAGGTCTGCATTTGGTTATTAAAAAAATAAATGCAGGTAACGGTATAAATAATAAAAAAATAAAGCTAGTACACCTCGACGATAAATACAGCCCCGATATGGCTGAAAAAAACATAAAACTATTAATAGATTCCGGAATAAATACGATTTTATGTCCTGTTGGAAGTTTACAATTTAGAGGATATCTTCAGTTAATAAAAGAAAATAAAATTGCAGTATTTTTACCTGAAGTAACGTCTCCAACTTATAGACAAAAAGATCTAAAAAATGTTATCCACTTCTTTGCTTCATCTGATAGAGAAGCTCAAGTTCTTACAAATTACTTACTTGAAAAATACGCACCAAATAAAATAGTTGTATTTTACAAAGAAGAAGCATTTAGTAAAAGTGCAGCAGAAAAAGCATTTGAAATTTTAAATAAAAATAATTTAGTAAAAGATAAAAATTGGATAGAAATATCCCATCTAGCACAATCTGTTGATAATAAAGATGCTGTAAAAAAAATACTGGATTTTGAACCAGAAGCCATAATAGTATTATCTTCTGATGTTGCAGTACAAAATTTGATTAACAGCCTGGGAATGGAATTTTTATTTAATAAAAAACTCTTTGGAATAAGTGCATGCTCAGGATCTGCGCTAAAAACATTTTTAAGAAACAAAAAAATAAAATTTATAAATACACAACTTACACCGGATCCAATAAAAAGCGATATTGAACTGGTTAAAGAATTTGTCACCGATACAACAAAAGCCGGTGAACCATTAAGCACATTTATACTTGAAGGATATATGGCAGCAAGTGTATTTTTTGATATTATTAAAAAAATACCGGAACCAATTACAAATGAAAAAATTTTGGCTGAAATGGAAAATATAAAAAATCAAAATTATAAAGGTTTAATGTTAAACTTTAACCCGGAAAGAAGAGAAATATTTAATACGGTATGGCTTGATACCGGTGATGAAGTTATAATGAAAAATGAGTAA
- the proS gene encoding proline--tRNA ligase — protein MNKLSDINKDFAQWYQDVLSEAELVDQSPVKGCFVLRPYSYAIWENIQKVLDKKIKETGTQNAYFPLFIPESFLKKEAKHVEGFSPELAVVTHAGGKELEEPLVVRPTSETIIYYMFSKWIKSWRDLPLKINQWANVVRWEMRTRPFLRTTEFLWQEGHTAHATHEEAVEFSKRMLDIYKDFVENYLAIPAIAGIKSDNERFAGADRTLTIEGLMQDGKALQLCTSHVLAHSFSKSFDIQFQDKDGNLSSPYCTSWGATTRLIGALIMTHGDQNGLIIPPKIASIQVIIVPIFKEEKDKELVINKAEEIKNLLINNGVLAQIDNDDQLTPGAKFFKWELKGVPVRLEIGPKDIEKNQVVLVNRVEQDKTKKKQFVSIDNIDKEINLLLENIQKSLFEKAKKRLNDNWYQADNLNEIAKNLEEKNGLYQTGWCGSSDCETKLKDYKASIRCLLDSKKNKACFSCGKSAKTDVLVAKAY, from the coding sequence ATGAATAAACTTTCGGATATAAATAAAGATTTTGCACAATGGTACCAAGATGTTTTAAGTGAAGCTGAACTGGTTGATCAAAGTCCGGTTAAAGGATGTTTTGTTCTTCGACCTTATTCTTATGCCATATGGGAAAATATACAAAAAGTATTGGATAAAAAAATTAAAGAAACCGGTACGCAAAATGCCTATTTTCCTTTATTTATTCCGGAAAGCTTTTTGAAAAAAGAAGCAAAACATGTGGAAGGTTTTTCGCCTGAGCTTGCTGTTGTAACTCATGCCGGCGGAAAAGAGCTTGAAGAACCATTGGTTGTTCGCCCAACCTCTGAAACTATTATTTATTATATGTTTTCAAAATGGATAAAATCGTGGAGAGACTTACCTTTAAAAATAAATCAATGGGCCAATGTTGTCAGATGGGAAATGCGTACGAGGCCATTTTTACGAACTACAGAATTTTTATGGCAAGAAGGGCATACGGCACATGCAACGCATGAAGAGGCTGTTGAATTTTCAAAACGTATGTTAGATATTTATAAAGATTTTGTTGAAAATTATTTGGCTATTCCCGCGATAGCCGGTATCAAATCCGACAATGAGCGCTTTGCCGGAGCAGATAGAACACTGACAATAGAAGGCCTAATGCAAGATGGAAAAGCCTTACAACTTTGCACAAGCCATGTTTTGGCCCACAGTTTTTCAAAATCTTTTGATATTCAATTTCAGGATAAAGATGGAAATTTAAGTTCGCCATATTGTACTTCTTGGGGTGCAACTACAAGACTTATTGGGGCATTGATTATGACTCATGGCGATCAAAACGGTTTGATTATTCCTCCTAAAATTGCATCGATTCAGGTTATAATTGTACCAATATTTAAAGAAGAAAAAGATAAAGAATTGGTAATAAATAAAGCCGAAGAAATTAAAAATTTGCTTATAAATAATGGTGTTCTTGCACAAATTGATAATGATGATCAATTAACTCCGGGCGCAAAATTTTTTAAATGGGAATTAAAAGGTGTTCCTGTAAGACTTGAGATAGGACCTAAAGATATTGAAAAAAATCAGGTTGTTCTTGTTAATAGAGTTGAACAGGATAAAACAAAGAAAAAACAGTTTGTTTCTATAGATAATATTGATAAAGAAATTAACTTATTGCTTGAAAATATTCAAAAAAGTTTGTTTGAAAAAGCAAAAAAAAGATTAAACGATAATTGGTATCAAGCTGATAATTTAAACGAAATAGCAAAAAATCTTGAAGAAAAGAATGGTTTATATCAAACAGGTTGGTGCGGTTCATCAGATTGTGAAACTAAGTTAAAAGATTATAAAGCTTCTATTAGATGCTTACTTGATAGCAAAAAAAATAAAGCTTGTTTTTCTTGTGGCAAATCGGCTAAAACTGATGTGTTGGTTGCAAAGGCTTACTAA
- a CDS encoding tyrosine recombinase, which translates to MPNGINDESMYNAFITFLLTEKRYSKNTFLAYKKDVEQLLQFLKEKKVNLANSNKTHLKNFLKKLKESGVSAKTLSRKISCLKAFFNFLSERFKISNKAGALIFPKLEQTLPIYLTESEIEELLKTAAKDNSDKGVRNRVMLSLLYASGMRVSELVELKIDQIHFDTGFISLVGKGNKERVIPLPEGVLKFLNFYLEKIYENLKPKVEKNKHVFGKNYLFFSYYNNDIKPISRQSFWIILKNILSKTKINKKVSPHTLRHSLATHLLKSGANIRSLQLLLGHENISTVQIYTHLEKSHVRKIYDDKHPRA; encoded by the coding sequence ATGCCGAACGGTATTAACGATGAAAGCATGTATAATGCTTTTATAACTTTTTTGTTAACGGAAAAAAGATATTCAAAAAATACTTTTCTTGCATATAAAAAAGACGTAGAACAGTTATTGCAATTTTTAAAAGAAAAAAAAGTAAATCTGGCAAATTCAAATAAAACCCATTTGAAAAATTTTTTAAAAAAATTAAAAGAAAGCGGTGTGTCGGCAAAAACGCTGTCTAGAAAAATTTCGTGCTTGAAAGCGTTTTTTAATTTTTTGTCTGAAAGATTTAAAATTTCAAATAAAGCCGGTGCATTAATATTTCCCAAATTAGAACAAACATTGCCTATTTATCTTACTGAAAGTGAAATCGAAGAGTTATTAAAAACTGCTGCAAAAGATAATTCCGATAAAGGTGTGCGAAACAGGGTGATGCTTTCTTTGTTATATGCGTCCGGTATGAGAGTTTCAGAGTTGGTTGAATTAAAAATAGATCAAATTCATTTTGACACAGGATTTATTTCTTTAGTAGGAAAAGGAAACAAAGAGCGCGTAATACCTTTGCCTGAAGGTGTTTTAAAATTTTTGAATTTTTATTTGGAAAAAATTTATGAAAATTTAAAACCAAAAGTTGAAAAAAATAAACATGTTTTTGGAAAAAATTATTTATTTTTTTCTTATTATAATAACGATATAAAGCCAATATCCAGGCAATCTTTTTGGATAATTTTAAAAAACATTTTATCAAAAACTAAAATAAATAAAAAAGTTTCTCCACATACATTGAGACATTCTTTAGCAACACATTTATTAAAAAGTGGTGCAAATATACGATCATTACAGCTTTTATTGGGCCATGAAAATATTTCTACAGTGCAAATTTATACACATCTTGAAAAAAGTCATGTAAGAAAAATTTACGATGACAAGCATCCAAGGGCGTAA
- a CDS encoding N-glycosylase/DNA lyase translates to MHKNILIFLEKNLTENIKSEIEIRLNEFNLFKNKNNQEWFNELCFCLLTANSKAETAIKIQIELSMDGFAKKTQTQIAYTIKKHGHRFHNTKASYIFLARKFLNIKDILQNLSDFQAREFLVTNIKGLGYKEASHFLRNVGYNNFAIIDRHVLRFLKHHNLISEIPKTISKKNYLYFEEILKNFNIAQSRLDLMIWAHMTGKVLK, encoded by the coding sequence ATGCATAAAAATATATTAATTTTTTTAGAAAAAAATTTAACTGAAAATATTAAAAGCGAAATTGAAATACGATTAAACGAATTTAATCTATTCAAAAATAAAAATAATCAAGAATGGTTCAATGAACTTTGCTTTTGCCTGCTTACGGCAAACTCAAAAGCCGAAACTGCAATAAAAATTCAAATAGAATTATCTATGGATGGTTTTGCAAAAAAAACGCAAACACAAATCGCTTATACGATAAAAAAACATGGCCATCGATTTCATAACACTAAAGCATCATATATTTTTCTAGCGCGCAAATTTTTAAATATTAAAGATATATTGCAAAATCTGTCCGATTTTCAAGCAAGAGAGTTTTTAGTGACAAATATTAAGGGACTTGGATACAAAGAAGCATCACATTTTTTAAGAAATGTCGGTTATAATAATTTTGCAATAATAGATAGACACGTTTTACGTTTTTTAAAGCATCATAATTTGATTAGTGAAATTCCAAAAACTATTAGTAAAAAAAATTATTTATATTTTGAAGAAATTTTAAAAAATTTTAATATTGCACAATCACGGCTGGATCTAATGATTTGGGCACACATGACCGGTAAAGTATTAAAGTAA
- the dnaN gene encoding DNA polymerase III subunit beta codes for MDGKFTIAQRDILYLLNAMQPICSKKTTLDVTESIMFQVTSKELTLKSTDLQISLQSSMGIESNFVENFDFLISGKRIFDLVKEMEGDIEFNFKENQVSLKAGGVKLLLNIRSAQDFPQFPERIENLMQIESAYLLDLLNKVAFLIPQNNSNAALNGMLLEFTTEGMLMVATDGHRLAKVFTGKYKLHENNKWLLPKRAVLELKKILEESSVENVFLGVCGNQLVFSGVNFNFFTKLISDPFPQYEPILEREGFRGASLDKQAFLKTLKRTSCLLSGQFVSTNFKFQPGKLAVNLSNKEVGKIDEALDLSNFEGDEVASRFYSPYLLSGLQAFPQDNVNFFIQSDARPIIFEDIDTEKNYSFTYLVMPVSSGE; via the coding sequence ATGGATGGAAAATTTACAATAGCTCAAAGAGATATTTTATATTTGTTAAATGCTATGCAGCCGATCTGCAGCAAAAAGACAACACTTGATGTTACCGAATCCATTATGTTTCAGGTTACATCAAAAGAGTTGACATTAAAATCTACAGACCTGCAAATTAGCTTGCAGTCGAGCATGGGAATAGAGAGTAACTTTGTAGAAAATTTTGATTTTTTAATTTCCGGAAAACGTATATTTGATCTTGTAAAAGAGATGGAAGGTGATATAGAGTTTAATTTTAAAGAAAATCAGGTAAGTTTAAAAGCGGGCGGGGTAAAACTTCTTTTAAATATACGATCAGCTCAGGATTTTCCACAATTTCCGGAACGAATTGAAAATTTGATGCAAATTGAATCGGCATATCTACTCGATTTATTGAATAAAGTTGCATTTTTGATTCCGCAAAATAATTCAAATGCGGCCCTCAACGGTATGCTTTTAGAGTTTACAACCGAAGGTATGTTGATGGTTGCAACCGATGGTCATAGACTTGCAAAAGTATTTACGGGAAAATATAAATTACATGAAAATAATAAATGGTTGCTTCCAAAAAGAGCTGTTTTGGAATTAAAAAAAATATTGGAAGAATCCAGTGTAGAAAATGTCTTTTTGGGCGTTTGTGGAAATCAATTGGTATTTTCCGGAGTGAATTTTAACTTTTTTACAAAGTTAATTTCCGATCCATTTCCTCAGTATGAACCTATTTTGGAACGTGAAGGTTTTAGAGGTGCCAGTTTGGATAAACAGGCATTTTTAAAAACACTTAAAAGAACTAGTTGTTTGCTTTCCGGTCAATTTGTCTCAACTAATTTTAAATTTCAGCCGGGAAAACTTGCAGTAAATTTATCCAATAAAGAAGTTGGTAAAATTGATGAGGCTTTGGATCTTTCCAATTTTGAGGGTGATGAAGTTGCAAGTAGATTTTATTCTCCTTATTTATTAAGCGGTTTACAGGCTTTTCCACAAGATAATGTTAATTTTTTTATTCAAAGTGATGCTCGACCAATTATTTTTGAAGATATTGATACTGAAAAAAATTATAGTTTTACATATTTGGTAATGCCGGTTTCATCAGGTGAATAA
- the recF gene encoding DNA replication and repair protein RecF (All proteins in this family for which functions are known are DNA-binding proteins that assist the filamentation of RecA onto DNA for the initiation of recombination or recombinational repair.), producing MIIKNLKLKNFRCFSNFELSFDNKFVLLEGNNGSGKTSILEAIYYACYLRSFRAGHKYDLANYLSDHFFLQVDFQEIDNSLSDIQIGLSKNGQRSVKLNKNNISSVKEIILRYKVIALTEDDLQLIVGAPEYRRSFLNQSLFLLEPDLIGYFKDYKKNLEQRNRFLFLNSNKDITGKILDELYSWTKQLWEKSNFLQNKRLLFLQNIETQINIFLKKYFSTVEAQLSIELKYMKKNIGEYQEFDNFWQNYKINLLSSEQRWQRSLFGVHLDDFSIIFKNKNARFFASRGQQKLILFLLKVVQLTKIQNQDVGVLLLDDFITDFDIVKLNSAINLLADQNFQSFITSPIKDFIEFKLEAFSKFDFKIYSLN from the coding sequence GTGATTATAAAAAATTTAAAGCTCAAGAATTTTAGATGTTTTTCTAATTTTGAACTTTCTTTTGATAATAAATTTGTTTTACTTGAGGGTAATAATGGTTCGGGAAAGACGTCTATTCTTGAAGCTATTTATTACGCTTGTTATTTGCGCTCGTTTCGAGCAGGACACAAATATGATTTGGCTAATTATTTGAGCGATCATTTTTTTTTACAAGTCGACTTTCAAGAGATTGATAATAGTTTAAGTGATATACAAATTGGCTTGTCAAAGAATGGTCAAAGAAGTGTAAAGTTAAACAAAAATAATATATCAAGTGTAAAAGAAATAATTTTAAGATATAAAGTTATTGCATTGACCGAAGATGATTTGCAACTTATTGTTGGTGCTCCCGAATATAGAAGATCTTTTTTAAACCAGTCGTTATTTTTACTGGAACCGGATTTAATTGGATATTTTAAAGATTATAAAAAAAATTTAGAACAACGTAATAGATTTTTATTTTTAAATTCGAATAAAGATATTACAGGAAAAATTTTAGACGAGCTTTATAGTTGGACAAAACAACTTTGGGAAAAATCTAATTTTTTGCAAAATAAGAGATTGCTTTTTTTACAAAATATTGAAACTCAAATTAATATTTTTTTAAAAAAATATTTTAGTACTGTAGAGGCTCAGTTGTCTATAGAATTAAAATACATGAAAAAAAATATTGGTGAGTATCAAGAATTTGATAATTTTTGGCAAAATTACAAAATAAATTTATTAAGTAGTGAGCAACGGTGGCAAAGAAGTTTATTTGGTGTGCATTTGGATGATTTTTCAATAATTTTTAAAAATAAAAATGCGAGGTTCTTTGCATCGAGAGGTCAGCAAAAGCTAATACTTTTTTTATTAAAGGTTGTTCAACTTACTAAAATTCAAAACCAAGATGTTGGCGTTTTATTGTTGGATGATTTTATTACAGATTTTGATATTGTAAAATTAAATAGTGCAATTAATTTACTTGCCGATCAAAATTTTCAATCGTTTATTACATCACCAATAAAAGATTTTATTGAATTTAAACTTGAAGCGTTTAGTAAGTTTGATTTTAAAATTTATTCTTTAAATTAA
- a CDS encoding crossover junction endodeoxyribonuclease RuvC translates to MILLGVDPGFSVTGYSILKKEEKRTIILDYGYLKMSSQKSLSERVGIFYGFFKDKIEKLAVTDIALETSFLGKNAQTFLKLGYLRGILYLLASQNNLKIYEFAPREVKSSVTGFGGASKDQVALMILAMFPKLNQFGKIEKQDVTDAIAISICGVWKSNQNEMLKKL, encoded by the coding sequence GTGATTTTATTAGGTGTAGACCCCGGTTTTTCGGTAACCGGGTATTCAATATTAAAAAAAGAAGAAAAACGTACAATTATTCTTGATTATGGTTATTTAAAGATGAGTAGCCAAAAAAGCTTATCTGAACGCGTTGGAATATTTTATGGCTTTTTTAAAGATAAAATAGAAAAATTAGCAGTTACGGATATAGCTTTGGAAACCTCATTTTTGGGCAAAAACGCACAAACATTTCTAAAATTGGGCTATTTACGAGGTATTTTGTACCTTTTGGCAAGCCAAAATAACTTAAAAATATATGAATTCGCCCCTCGTGAAGTAAAGAGTAGCGTGACCGGCTTTGGGGGAGCTAGTAAAGACCAAGTAGCGTTGATGATATTAGCTATGTTTCCTAAACTTAATCAATTTGGCAAAATTGAAAAACAGGACGTTACGGATGCTATAGCAATTTCTATATGTGGAGTTTGGAAAAGTAATCAAAATGAGATGCTAAAAAAATTGTAA